The following coding sequences lie in one Halodesulfovibrio sp. MK-HDV genomic window:
- a CDS encoding deoxyribonuclease IV, with translation MPNFGAHMSITGGLEKAVERIMQVNGTALQIFSKNQRQWKSKPLEQKQIDAFLEACAVWGDHPIAVHDSYLINLGSPKEDGVEKSVAAFAHELERAEQLNIPYVVMHPGAHLGSNVDEALERVAKNLDRALLESRTERVMVLLENTAGQGTTLGRSFAELAAIIQYSDNADRIGVCIDTCHAYAAGYDIATEEGYKATFDEFETTVGMDRLKFMHVNDSKGGLGSHLDRHDHIGQGLLGEETFARLVNDPRFIDLPMVLETPKGEDLSEDIKNLEVLHRLIIA, from the coding sequence ATGCCAAATTTCGGTGCTCATATGTCTATTACTGGTGGGTTGGAAAAAGCTGTTGAACGTATAATGCAGGTTAACGGAACCGCCTTACAGATTTTTTCAAAAAACCAGCGACAGTGGAAATCTAAGCCGCTGGAACAAAAACAGATAGATGCTTTTCTCGAAGCCTGCGCAGTTTGGGGCGATCATCCTATTGCTGTGCATGATTCGTATTTAATTAATTTGGGCTCCCCTAAGGAAGATGGAGTCGAGAAATCTGTTGCGGCGTTTGCTCATGAGCTTGAGCGTGCTGAGCAGTTGAATATTCCGTATGTAGTGATGCACCCCGGTGCTCATTTGGGAAGTAATGTTGATGAAGCGTTGGAACGTGTTGCGAAAAATCTGGATAGAGCGTTGCTTGAGTCACGCACTGAGCGTGTAATGGTTCTGCTCGAAAATACGGCAGGGCAAGGCACAACGCTTGGCCGCTCTTTTGCTGAGCTGGCTGCTATTATACAGTATTCAGATAATGCAGACAGGATTGGTGTGTGCATTGATACTTGTCATGCGTATGCTGCTGGATACGACATCGCAACTGAAGAAGGGTACAAGGCAACCTTTGATGAATTTGAAACAACTGTCGGCATGGATCGTTTGAAGTTTATGCATGTGAATGATTCCAAAGGCGGTTTAGGAAGTCATCTTGATAGGCATGATCATATTGGACAGGGCTTACTGGGAGAAGAGACTTTTGCACGCTTGGTAAATGATCCAAGGTTTATTGATTTGCCTATGGTGCTTGAAACTCCGAAAGGAGAAGATCTTT